Proteins from one Paraburkholderia sp. BL10I2N1 genomic window:
- the ffh gene encoding signal recognition particle protein: MLDNLTQRMARVVKTLRGEARLTEANTQEMLREVRLALLEADVALPVVREFIAKVKEKALGEEVLSSLSPGQALVGVVQRELTAVIGGDYEGKAAELNLSVTPPAVILMAGLQGAGKTTTVGKLAKLLREKYRKKVLTVSCDVYRPAAIAQLKTVTEQVGADFFPSEPDQKPVDIARAAVDWAKRHYHDVLLVDTAGRLGIDELMMQEIAALHSTLKPAETLFVVDAMLGQDAVNTAKAFNDALPLTGVVLTKLDGDSRGGAALSVRHVTGKPIKFVGVAEKLDGLEIFYPDRMANRILGMGDIMALVEEAQRGVDVQAAQKLADKVKKGGDFDLNDFRAQLSQMKNMGGLSTLMDKLPAQFQQAAAGADMNQAEKQMRRMEGIINSMTPQERARPELIKATRKRRIAAGAGVQVQEVNRMLNQYDQMRTMMKKLKGGNLQKMMRGMKGMLPGMR; the protein is encoded by the coding sequence ATGCTCGACAATCTGACTCAACGGATGGCGCGCGTCGTCAAGACGCTGCGCGGCGAAGCCCGGCTCACCGAGGCGAACACCCAGGAAATGCTGCGCGAAGTGCGCCTCGCGCTGCTCGAGGCCGACGTGGCGCTGCCCGTCGTGCGCGAATTCATCGCCAAGGTGAAGGAGAAGGCGCTCGGCGAGGAAGTGCTGAGCAGCCTCTCGCCAGGCCAGGCGCTCGTCGGTGTGGTGCAGCGCGAGCTGACAGCGGTCATCGGCGGCGACTACGAAGGCAAGGCGGCGGAACTGAATCTCTCCGTGACGCCGCCGGCTGTCATCCTGATGGCGGGTCTACAGGGCGCCGGCAAGACGACCACCGTCGGCAAGCTCGCCAAACTGCTGCGCGAGAAGTACAGGAAGAAAGTGCTGACCGTGTCCTGCGACGTCTACCGCCCCGCTGCTATCGCGCAGTTGAAGACGGTGACCGAACAGGTCGGCGCGGACTTCTTCCCGTCGGAACCCGACCAGAAACCGGTCGACATCGCGCGCGCCGCCGTCGACTGGGCGAAGCGCCACTATCACGACGTGCTGCTCGTCGATACGGCCGGGCGTCTTGGCATCGACGAACTGATGATGCAGGAAATCGCCGCGCTGCACAGCACGTTGAAACCGGCGGAGACGCTCTTCGTCGTCGATGCGATGCTCGGTCAGGATGCCGTCAACACGGCGAAGGCGTTTAATGACGCCCTGCCGCTCACCGGGGTCGTACTGACGAAGCTCGATGGCGACTCGCGCGGTGGTGCGGCGCTATCGGTGCGCCACGTGACCGGCAAGCCGATCAAGTTCGTCGGCGTCGCGGAAAAACTCGATGGCCTCGAAATCTTCTATCCGGACCGCATGGCGAACCGGATTCTCGGCATGGGCGACATTATGGCGCTCGTCGAGGAAGCCCAGCGCGGCGTCGATGTGCAGGCCGCGCAGAAGCTCGCCGACAAGGTCAAAAAAGGCGGCGACTTCGACCTCAACGATTTCCGCGCGCAGCTTTCGCAGATGAAGAACATGGGCGGCCTGTCGACGCTCATGGACAAACTGCCTGCCCAGTTCCAGCAGGCCGCAGCCGGCGCCGACATGAACCAGGCTGAAAAGCAGATGCGCCGCATGGAAGGCATCATCAACTCGATGACGCCGCAGGAGCGCGCCAGGCCCGAACTGATCAAGGCCACTCGCAAGCGTCGCATTGCAGCAGGCGCGGGCGTGCAGGTACAGGAAGTCAACCGCATGTTGAATCAGTACGACCAGATGCGCACGATGATGAAAAAGCTGAAGGGCGGCAACCTGCAGAAGATGATGCGCGGCATGAAAGGTATGCTCCCCGGCATGCGCTGA
- a CDS encoding hypoxanthine-guanine phosphoribosyltransferase — translation MNREEALHIFSHSEEIVSAGDVSASITRMASAIGAEMSEDFPLVLSVMGGAAVFTGMLLPHLDFPLEFDYIHLTRYRNTTRGGNEMQWRVAPAESVKDRVVLVLDDILDEGETMAAIRDRILAMGAKRFLSAVLCEKIIPKAKPLHPDFCGFEVPDRYVFGCGMDAKGYWRNLPAIRALTEGA, via the coding sequence ATGAATCGCGAAGAAGCTCTCCACATTTTCAGCCACTCCGAAGAAATCGTTTCGGCCGGTGACGTCAGCGCGTCGATCACGCGGATGGCCAGCGCCATCGGCGCCGAAATGAGCGAGGATTTCCCGCTTGTGCTGTCGGTGATGGGCGGCGCGGCGGTGTTCACCGGCATGCTGCTGCCGCACCTCGATTTCCCGCTCGAATTCGACTACATCCACCTGACCCGCTATCGCAACACGACCAGAGGCGGTAACGAGATGCAATGGCGCGTCGCCCCGGCGGAATCGGTGAAGGACCGGGTGGTGCTCGTGCTCGATGACATCCTCGATGAAGGCGAGACGATGGCCGCGATCCGCGACCGTATCCTCGCGATGGGCGCAAAGCGCTTCCTGAGCGCGGTGCTGTGCGAAAAGATCATCCCGAAGGCCAAGCCGCTGCACCCGGACTTCTGTGGCTTCGAAGTGCCGGATCGCTATGTGTTCGGCTGCGGGATGGACGCGAAGGGTTACTGGCGCAATCTTCCAGCGATCCGCGCGTTGACCGAGGGCGCTTAA
- a CDS encoding MarC family protein gives MEYNFLSATVLLILITDPLGNIPLFIGCLRGVTPKRRVVVILREIVIAFVILLVFMVVGDRFLRMMSLTDLSLRIGGGIVLFLIALRMIFPHPDGPFGGDVRGGEPLIVPLAIPALAGPSALATVMLLTSQAPGRTFEWIGALTVTMIVCAIVLLLAERIQALLGERTVMAFERLMGLVLVAISVEMMLAGIKAFVHQL, from the coding sequence GTGGAGTACAACTTCCTGTCGGCGACGGTTCTGCTGATCCTGATCACGGATCCGCTCGGCAATATTCCGTTGTTCATCGGCTGCCTGCGGGGCGTGACTCCGAAGCGGCGGGTCGTCGTGATTCTGCGGGAAATCGTGATCGCGTTTGTGATCCTGCTGGTGTTCATGGTCGTCGGCGACCGCTTTCTGCGAATGATGAGTCTCACGGACCTGTCATTGCGGATCGGTGGCGGGATCGTGCTGTTCCTGATCGCGCTCCGGATGATCTTCCCGCATCCGGACGGCCCGTTCGGTGGCGATGTTCGAGGCGGCGAGCCGCTGATCGTGCCGCTTGCGATTCCCGCGCTCGCTGGCCCATCAGCGTTGGCTACTGTGATGCTGCTGACATCGCAGGCCCCGGGCAGGACCTTCGAGTGGATCGGTGCGCTGACCGTCACGATGATCGTTTGCGCGATCGTGTTGCTGCTGGCGGAGCGGATTCAGGCCCTGCTTGGCGAGCGTACCGTGATGGCCTTCGAGCGGCTGATGGGGCTCGTGCTGGTGGCCATTTCAGTCGAGATGATGCTGGCGGGTATCAAGGCTTTCGTGCATCAGCTCTGA